Genomic segment of Ranitomeya imitator isolate aRanImi1 chromosome 6, aRanImi1.pri, whole genome shotgun sequence:
TCATCTCTTCCAACTGTTGAAAAATAGAAAGAGGGtgttttttttgtgtctgtaagggtatgtgcacacgtcaggttttttgtgcagaattttcctgagattttcCTGAGGAGAAATTGGCACAACgcccaggaaatccgcatgcgttttttttgcgttttttgtgcgttttttatgcgttttttgtgcgtttttttacatgcgttttttgtgcgttttttatgcgttttttacagcagataaagttggttgaaaaaaaaaaaaaaccatgaggtcatttcctggtccaacccctcttcaccattttgcttccttgttgaattcaagatgccgcaccatcgtctaactccagaacagaactgcctactgttgcatacggcactacttttgctgcaccactacagcgagctggtaagaaaatgtcattagatgtgaacactttgcttattaggctgggttcacaatgtgtacagcagcccgttcaacacatacgttcacggtctgctgcaacgcaagtgctgactttggaacatcgctagcgcacgcagatggagcatctgctagctacatctgcgctagcagtgacagacccggaaacgctgcagtcagAGTCTAGAGGTCCgactgtcactcaaatgacggcacatggctagtgatgtcagacataggagtcaatggcggcgctagcggactacgtttcaccgcattatgcagcggtgttacgaagtccgtcaaaacggactgggggaatgcaatgtgaacccagccttgccagctgtataacatgtgttgtacagttccatgtaataacacatactttattctcccataggagcaatctcggagaagaagggatagcagacgccaaaaaaggatgtgggttcatcccatCATTCATGAAcgggaggaaaagggacacttccatgttctttatcgtgatttaaggaggtaagatatggtgagaaatggtatattgacagctgtgtttctttgtacctttttttgatatatacaacatacattatgtgtgtgtttaaaattaaagttttatgttcctttttattttcagctttccagataaattttctcagttttgccgtctttccattgaggcatttgatcgtcttctaattcttcttggtccacacctcacttacgaagatacggtcatgcgaagagcgatctctgcagaagaaaggctgctcatcaccttgcggtaaggcctTGCTGCTAGTGCCCCCCTAAATGCTGCCACAAATGCTGCCTGTTTAATCCATAATGCTAccgctatgctgcgagtgcccccataatgctgccagtttccctcataatgctaccgcaatgctgcgagtgcaccgtttccctcataatgctgccccaatgctgcgagtgcacccatAATGCTGtcagtttccctcataatgctaccgcaatgctgcgagtgcaccgtttccctcataatgctgccccaatgctgcgagtgcccccataatgctgccagtttccctcataatgctaccgcaatgctgcgagtgcaccgtttccctcataatgctgccccaatgctgcgagtgcacccatAATGCTGtcagtttccctcataatgctaccgcaatgctgcgagtgcaccctgtttccctcataatgctgccacaatgctgcgagtgcaccctgtttccctcataatgctgccgcaatgctgcctgtgtccccATAACGCTAGTGGCCATGATGTGGATGTTTTATCTTGCAACACAATTTGCGCTGGTAGgttttctaaattattttttttctttctccaggtttttagccacaggagagagctacacatccctgcacctccaatttagggttggcaaatccaccatctcgcaaattgtacggtgcacatgtaccgtcatctggcagaagttgcggcccatcgtgatgccttgcccaaccgaggagacttggctgcaggtagcagcaggctttcaaactgtggccaatttccccaactgcgtaggtgctgttgatggcaaacatgtgagagtgctaaagccaccaagatcaggatcacgcttctttaattataagaagtatttttcagtggtcttgATGGTGGTGGCTGACgcacattacaagtttgttgccatcgacgttggtgcctatggtagtactggggattctcgggtgttgcaatcatcacagattggacttcaaattcttcgagatggcggcacgctcccagccccaagacctttgccgggttccacacatccagtaccctttgtgatggtatcggatgagacaTTTCCCTTGAAGCcccacctgctgcgcccatacccacgaagagcactggatgaccggcggaggatttttaattataggctgagccgtgcacgaagatatgtggaatgtaccttcgggatcatgtgtagtcggtggaggatctttcacactgccatccagttagatccggagaccgtggacactgtgataaaggcatgctgtgtgctccacaactatgctcaGGAATACAGCACTGAGGTAGTTGAGGAGCCACAGGTGTCAGAATTAGATGCAGTGGACAACTTTGGTCAAGGAAGGCAATGTAAcacgggtgtgcgtgtgagagaaacctttgcagactacttcatgagtcctgaaggtgccgtgcactggcaatactcttgTGCCGGTGTTGAGCTGCCTGAACTGCAGAGAAGATCTGATGCCTAAACAGAATCAAGGCCCAAGACTGGACGTGAGATATAACAGCAGAGAACATATGACGGCTGAACCCTATCCACTAATGAACCAGTCTGTACGGCACAGATGCTAACACCTGTGAAAATGTGAGGCGTAATCCCTTTCTACCGTTGCCAAATCCCtatctaccaaggcccctttttaatTAATCAAATTGTAAACATTGTTAATAAATTCAAAATATTATTTAAACAATAATCGTTTCCATGTTGTTATTGTTTACCGTTGCTTAAGTCAGATCCCATTTCCTATCTTCTAATTTTGATGATAATAAGAAATCTGAGtagttaaattaatttttttttaataaagtaaaataaaaattaattacattaaaaagaaactttttttaatatatatgaactgacattttataacaaaacttaaagggaacctgtcaccccggaaatcacgggtgaggtaagcacaccggcatctggggcttatctgcagcattctgtaatgcattctgtaatgctgtagataagcccctgatgttacctgaaaaaggagaaaaacaggttatattatagtcacccaggggcggtcccgctgctggtctggttggatgggcgtctccggtccgctgcggcgcctcctatcttcattacaagacgtcctcttctgatcttcagccacggctccggcgcaggcgtactttgtcagccctgttgagggcagagcaaagtactgcagtgcgcaagcgcctggcctctcagacctttccggcgcctgcgcactgcaatactttgttctgccctcaacagggaacacaaagtacgcctgtgccagagccgtggctgaagatcagaagaggatgtcatggaatgaagataggaggcgccggaccggaccagagacacccatctgacctgaccagcagcgggaccgccactgggtgagtataatctaacgtctttttctcctctttcaggtaacatcgggggcttatctacagcattacagaatgctgtacataagcccctgatgccggtgggcttacctcacccgtgaatttcggggtgacaagtttcctttaaagaACTTTTTAAGATTTGGTCATGAACTCAACGGTTTAACATTCTCTACACTCCCGTCTCTACTCAAATAGGATGAGATATCAAAACTCAAAATTGATGATATTCCGGTTGGTAGCCCATATCATTAAATAAGTCAGGTTGGGAGTAGACACTGCTATTGGGCATACTGGAACGATGGCCAGTTGCACTAGGTACAGGTGTATGGCCACTGTACGCATCTACATGGTTGGCCCTGTATGTTGCCGCCTGTCTGTAACGCTGCGATGCagcagctggtggtggtggtggtggtggaggcataaTGGGGTTGCTGAAAACGTTGAAAATACCCGTCATTACTTGTGGAGCAGGGGGTAGGGTTGGTGTGTCATCAATTGCCATAAACAGACAATTGACAGCTGTAACGAACATTTGCTGCTTGTCCCGTGGCAGTGTTCTAACGCGGTCTGCCAAAAGTGACCCAAATTTGTCATGCTCATCTTGCTTTGAAGAATTATCAAGAAGATTGAGCGTTTTAGTCGTTAATTGTTCAATAATTTGACCTTGTTTGGTCTTCTTTTGGATCGTCCTTTTCAATGCCACGGGACGGACAGAAGCAGCCCCCCTCCCCATGTGCCTCGACACACCGCTACCAGAGTTTGCACCAGCGTCAGAGGAACTAGAAGTAGTGGTATTTGCTGCAACGTCATGTTCTCCAAGGGAATCAGTTATTTCGGGTGACCTTCCGGACAAAGACATGTTCCCCGGAGATTCTTGGCTGTTCATTATGCAGTCTTCTACTTCCTCTCCAATACTGTCCACCGTGGTGTCACCATCGTTAGGGTCCGGAGGTGTTTGGGCAGAGACGTTGCTTTCTGTTCTGCAgaccaaaaaataaaacaaaggttACAAAAATACAAATCATGACGTCAAGCAACACTATTTCTTTATATTATCTACCTCCTCAAACTCCGGCTTCCCAATATGAACTGCAGCTGGTCTCCATAGGGCACCCTCTTCCTTGGCAGCGAGCTGCCACTCGGAGTCTTGAGTGATTTCAGATATCTGTCTGTGACAGACCGCCATCTCGTCTTCACATCGCCCactgaaaattaaaattttttaaataaaacattccaaatcaattcttcttacattttttttaaaaaaaggaaagaaattgaTACTTACAAATCTGTGTTTGCTGCTGTGTTGGGAGATTCGGCCACTCTGGAAAGAGAGCGGTTACTATTTTGGGCCAGGCATCACGTTTTGCCCCCTTGTACTTTTCGCTTGACCGGTCCCAGACCTCAGGGTGTTGTTCAATCTACAAAAAAAAAGGTAACAATGAAAAAATTTAACTTAATTGTGGGCTACAATAAATACACGATTATGTACATTTTCATATTTTAGATATAGTagcatatatcccagccacgtaacatagtgcccagccacgtaacatagtgcccagccacgtagtatattgctacgtgaatgggtaatatactacgtggctgggcaatatactacgtggaatatagtacgtgaatgggcaatatactacgtgaatgggtaatatactacgtggatgggcaatatactacgtggctgggtaatatactacgtggaatatactacgtgaatgggcaatatactacgtgaatgggtaatatactacgtggatgggcaatatactatgtggatgtgcaatatactacgtgaatgggtaatatactacgtggatgggcaatatactacgtggctgggcaatatactacgtggaatatactacatgaatgggcaatatactacgtgaatgggcaatatactacgtggatgggcaatatactacgtggctgggcaatatactacgtggaatatactacgtgaatgggcaatatactacgtgaatgggtaatatactacgtggatgggcaatatactacgtggaatatactacgtggatgggtaatatactacgtggatgggcaatatactatgtggatgggcaatatactacgtggaatatactacgtgaatgggtaatatactacgtggctgggcaatatactacgtggaatatagtacgtgaatgggcaatatactacgtgaatgggtaatatactacgtggatgggcaatatactatgtggatgtgcaatatactacgtggaatatactacgtggatgggcaatatactacgtggatgggtaatatactacgtggatgggcaatatactatgtggatgggcaatatactacgtggaatatactacgtggctgggcaatatactacgtgaatgggtaatatactacgtggatgggcaatatactatgtggatgggcaatatactacgtggaatatactacgtggatgggcaatatactacgtggaatatactacgtggatgggcaatatactaggtggatgggtaatatactacgtggatgggcaatatacaaaATATAGCATATAGCccatccattttgtatattgcccagccacgtagtatattgcccagccacatagtatattgcccatccacgaagTATAtttcccattcacgtagtatatttcccagtcacgtagtatattgcccagccacgtagtatattacccatccacgaagtatattacccattcacgtagtatattgcccagccacgtagtatattgcccagccacatagtatattacccatccACGAAGTATAttacccatccacgtagtatattgcccagtcacgaagtatatttcccattcacgtagtatattgcccagccacgtagtatattacccatccacgaagtatattacccattcacgtagtatattgcccagccacgtagtatattaatgaaataaagacaccgaGTTTTAGACCATATTTTATTATTTGGAGAAtgcaagggttaaaaaaaaaattggtttacaaTGGAACAGGTGCAATTGCACCTGTCCCGTTGTAAACATTACTGCAGATGACATATATCATCTCTGCGCAGCCTCACCGGCTGAACGGAGATGAACTGATAGCATGGgaaaattttcccacgctccagagttcacctccggtcagccggggagtccgcgcagctgcagtgactgccgaacgagttcccccgaacagcgcgagctgcgatcgggagaactcggtatacagtgaacgggatcgctttacgatcccgttcattgtatcggcggccgcggtttagagcagccgcatgttatgtggctgctctaaactccagatcatcgtgggacaatcgtttaattggatgctgcggagggtaggtatacgttgtgatttgttattttaattttttctgaCGAGGGAATCGTGGAATTGGGCGTTTAGGTGAGTAtgggtttgttttgtttttttttattttaggtggcgatcgccggggacaggtaattataaggtaaccactggccaccaatgaagttgtactttttattattattattttttccactgtccaccaatgaaaataaataataatttatatatcagttccactggccaccaatgataattagtaaacactggccaccaatgttaatacactggccaccaatgataacaaTTATACACTGGGCACCAATGTTaaaacactggccaccaatgataacaattatacactggccaccaatgttaaaacactggccaccaatgataacaattatacactggccaccaatgttaatacactggccaccaatgataacaattatacactggccaccaatgttcatacactggccaccaatgataattattatacactggccaccaatgttaatacactggccaccaatgttaataattatacactggccaccaatgttaatacactggccaccaatgacaaTTAAGTTTAGGGGTGAATAGGGGTATATAATTAAGTTTATTAGGGGAATGGGCCCTTAACCACTGTTCACCAATGACCATAGGGGACATTTGATGGGGGAAATAGTACATTGCAGCAGGgacagttcgatgggaaatactgctcccatcgagctgagcctgcaacgacttggagggagcagacatcggccgatgagactagtctcatcggccgctgtccgaacacacgcacacacacatatatacacagacacacacatatatacacatatacacacacacttaccacacttatcatctgcaccacatccagCCTCATCCGATCATACCCCTCCATGTCGGCAGCCATAATACAGGAAGACGGGAATGGTGAGTTTCCTCTTCCTGTATTATGGGATAGGCATGAATGGCATGATGGGATAGATGGCATGTCACTTCCTGTAGGTTTTCAGGAAataaacgctagaaatccgcaaatttttatatgattgcggatttctagcgtttcaatgcaagtctatggatgcgggAAATTagcgattccgcaaaaataatgaacatgttgcttctttttccacaattcgttttttttgcggaaaaaaacgcaacattagcacaatttttgcggattcaatacaaaagattgggaaccttatgttagcgtttttttcacgtttttattgcGATTTTATTGcgttaaaaacgcgaaaaaaacgcaaaaaaacctgaacgtgtgcacatagcctaaagccgtGATCACACGTTACAGAAATACTGTGTTTTCGGTTTTCTGCAGGATCCGCCTCAAACTACACAAGAACAATCTTCTCTGACTAGTGCTGCATTTATTAGGCCTTTTACCCTTATTTGAtacatttttggtgcagatgtgaagccgaATTTTTAAGTTCACCCAGGgcatttttgcttctttttttctgcagcaaaaccagatcttcttggcaggaaagaagctgcatcaaaaacgaaggtttaggtgcgtttttggtgcgtttttattgcgtattttgtgcatttttggtgcgtttttttccctgTTTGTCCATGCTAatatccttggattttcagcagcaaaaacgctgcaaataatgatacctgcgtttttgctgaatttttttcaacacccattctagCCAATGGGTGAAAAATCGCCgcgaaaacgctgaaagaagtgacgtgctctatgtccaaaaaatacagtaaagcacaaaataatgatcaaacaaatacccaatgtgtgtgcatgagatttctgaaatctcataggcttttctGGTATTGCAAAAAGCAGCttcacccctttatccccaagggtggtttgcacgttaatgaccgggccaatttttacaattctgaccactttccttttatgaggttataactctggaacgcttcaacagatcttgatgatactgagatagttttttcgagacatactgtacttcatgataatggtaaaaatttctttgatattacctgcgtttatttatgaaaataacaaatttgtcgaaaatttagcaaatttcgcaattttccaactttgaatttttatgcaattaaatcacagagttatgtcacacaaaatacttaataaataacatttcccacatgtctactttacatcagcacaattttggaaccaaattttttttttgttaggcagttataagggttaaaagttggccatcaatttctcatttttacaacaccattttttttcagggactacatcacatttgaagtcactttgggggtctacatgacagaaaataaccaagtgtgacaccattctaaaaactgcacccctcaaggttctcaaaaccacattcaagaagtttattaacccttcttttatttcacaggaatttttggaatgtttaaaaaaaattaatatttaactttttttttacaaaacatttacttcagctccaatttgttttattttaacaagggtaacaggagaaattggacctcaaaagttgttgtacaatttgttctgagtatgc
This window contains:
- the LOC138641520 gene encoding uncharacterized protein, with product MPHHRLTPEQNCLLLHTALLLLHHYSELEQSRRRRDSRRQKRMWVHPIIHEREEKGHFHVLYRDLRSFPDKFSQFCRLSIEAFDRLLILLGPHLTYEDTVMRRAISAEERLLITLRFLATGESYTSLHLQFRVGKSTISQIVRCTCTVIWQKLRPIVMPCPTEETWLQVAAGFQTVANFPNCVGAVDGKHVRVLKPPRSGSRFFNYKKYFSVMQWTTLVKEGNVTRVCV